The Salvelinus fontinalis isolate EN_2023a chromosome 9, ASM2944872v1, whole genome shotgun sequence sequence cagagacagacagacagacaagacaagacaagacaagacaagacagacaagacaagacagagacagacaagacagagaaagacaagacagacaagacagactgacagacaagacaagacagagacagacaagacagacaagacagacaagacagacaagacagacaagacagacaagacagagacagacagacagacagacagacagacacagacaagacagactgacagacagagacagacagacagagacaagacaagacaagacaagacagagacagacaagacagagacagacaagacagacaagacagacaagacagagacagacagacaagacaagacagacaagacaagacagagacagacaagacagagacagacaagacagacaagacagagacagacagactgacagacagagacaagacagagacagacaagacagaggcagacaagacagacaagacagagacagacagactgacagacagagacaagacagagacagacaagacagagacagacaagacagacaagacagacaagacagagacagacaagacagagacagacaagacagacaagacagacaagacagagacagacaagacagacaagacagacaagacaagacagagaaagacaagacagagacagacaagacagacaagacagacaagacagagacagacaagacagagacagacaagacagacaagacagagacagacaagacagacaagacaagacagacagacagacagacagacagacaagacagagacagacaagacagagacagacaagacagagacagacaagacagacaagacaagacagacaagacagagacagacaagacagacagacagacagacagacaagacagagacagacaagacagacaagacagacaagacaagacaagacaagacagacagacagacaagacaagacagacaagacagacaagacagacaagacagagacagacagacagacagacagacaggcagacagacaagacagagacagagagacagacaagacaagacaagacagagacagagagacagacagacagacacagacagacagacagacagacaggcagacaggcagacgcaTGAAAAGAGCAGTATACATTCTGGTATTAGTACTGAGGGTACAGTATACATTCTGGTATTATTACTGAGGGTACAGTATACATCCTGGTATTAGTACTGAGGGTACAGTATACATTCTGGTATTAGTACTGAGGGTACAGTATACATTCTGGTATTAGTACTGAGGGTACAGTATACATACACATAATTAACACATTCATACGACacatgaggagggagggagggagggagggagggtgggtgggtgggtgggtgggtggttgggtgtgtgtgtgtgtgtgtgtgtgtgtgtgtgtgtgtgtgtgtgtgtgtgtgtgtgtgtgtgtgtgtgtgtgtgtgtgtgtgtgtgtgtgtgtgtgtgtgtgtgtgtgtgtgtgtgtgtgtgtgtgtgtgtgtgtgtgtgtgggatagaTACCTCTAGGACTGCCACCCCGACACAGATTCCAAGAATAACTCCACAGTTCTCCAACAGCCAGCCCTCCACACTATGCATGCagccctgtagagagagagagagagagagagagagagagagagagagagagagacagagagagacagagagagacagagagagacagagagagacagagagagacagagagagacagagagagacagagagagacagagagagacagagagagacagagagagacagagagagacagagagagacagagagagacagagagacagagaggaatgagtgtttgtgtgtgtgttgtcttcagGCCTGTAGAGGGAGAATAACAACCAGTGGCTGTCTGCAACACATTAAGATGTCATGTGACACATTTTGCCCACTGAGATAGCTCTGGTTCTAAACCCCACACAGCTGTCCACTGAGATAGCTCTGGTTCTAAACCCCACACAGCTGTCCACTGAGATAGCTCTGGTTCTAAACCCCACACAGCTGCCCACTGAGATAGCTCTGGTTCTAAACCCCACACAGCTGCCCACTGAGATAGCTCTGGTTCTAAACCCCACACAGCTGTCCACTGAGATAGCTCTGGTTCTAAACCTCACACAGCTGCCCACTGAGATAGCCCTGGTTCTAAACCCCACACAGCTGTCCACTGAGATAGCTCTGGTTCTAAACCCCACACAGCTGTCCACTGAGATAGCTCTGGTTCTAAACCCCACACCGCTGTCCACTGAGATAGCTCTGGTTCTATACCCCACACAGCTGCCCACTGAGATAGCTCTGGTTCTAAACCCCACACAGCTGTCCACTGAGATAGCTCTGGTTCTAAACCCCACACAGCTGCCCACTGAGATAGCTCTGGTTCTAAACCCCACACAGCTGTCCACTGAGATAGCTCTGGTTCTAAACCCCACACAGCTGCCCACTGAGATAGCTCTGGTTCTAAACCCCACACAGCTGTCCACTGAGATAGCTCTGGTTCTAAACCTCACACAGCTGCCCACTGAGATAGCTCTGGTTCTAAACCCCACACAGCTGTCCACTGAGATAGCTCTGGTTCTAAACCCCACACAGCTGTCCACTGAGATAGCTCTGGTTCTAAACCCCACACAGCTGTCCACTGAGATAGCTCTGGTTCTAAACCCCACACAGCTGTCCACTGAGATAGCTCTGGTTCTAAACCCCACACAGCTGTCCACTGCCCTGCCCGTTTACAACCCATACGACACTTACTACAACAACCAGAACTATGTCTACTGGTTtagcttcagtctggttttagaccccatcatagcactgagactgcacttgtgaaggtggtaaatgaccttttaatggcgtcagaccgaggctctgcatctgtcctcgtgctaccagaccttagtgctgcctttgacaccatcgatcaccacattcttttggagagactggaaacccaaattggtctacacggacaagttctggcctggtttagatcttatctgtcggaaagatatcagtttgtctctgtgaatggtttgtcctctgacagatcaactgtacatttcggtgttcctcaaggttccgttttaggaccactattgttttcactatatattttacctcttggggatgttattcgaaaacataatgttaactttcactgctatgcggatgacacacagctgtacatttcaatgaaacatggtgaagccccaaaattgccctcgctagaagcctgtgtttcagacataaggaagtggatggctgaaaacgttctacttttaaactcggacaaaacagagatgcttgttctaggtcccaagaaacaaagagatcttctgttaaatctgacaattaatcttgatagttgaaaagttgtctcaaataaaactgtgaaggacctcagcgttactcttgaccctgatctcttttttgacgaacatatcaagactgtttcaaggacagcttttttccatctgcgtaacattgcaaaaatcagacattttctgtccaaaaatgatgcagaaaaattaatccatgcatttgttacttctaggttagactactgcaatgctctactttccagatacccggataaagcactaaataaacttcagttagtgctaaatacggctgctagaatcctgactagaaccaagaaatttgatcatattactccagtgctagcttccctacactggcttcctgttaaggcaagggataatttcaaggttttactgttaacctataaagcgttacatgggcttgctcctacctatctttccgagttggtcctgctgtacatacctacacgtacgctacggtcacaagacgcaggcctcctaattgtccctagaatttctaagcaaacagctggaggcagggctttctcctatagatctccatttttatggaacggtctgcctacccatgtgagagacgcagactcggtctcaacctttaagtctttactgaagacttatctcttcagtaggtcatatgattgagtgtagtctggcccaggagtgtgaaggtgaacggaaaggctctggagcaacgaaccgcccttgctgtctctgcctggccggttcccctctctccactgggattctctgcctctaaccctattacaggagctgagtcactggcttactggtgctctttcatgctgtccctaggaggggtgcgtcacttgagtgggttgagttactgacgtgatcttcctgtctgggttggcgcccccaactgggtttgtgctgtggtggagatctttgtgggctatactcagccttgtctcaggattgtaagttggtggttgaagatatccctctagtggtgcgggggctgtgctttggcaaagtgggtggggttatatccttcctgtttggccctgtccgggggtatcatcggatggggccacagtgtctcctgacccctcctgtctcagcctccagtatttatgctgcagtagtttatgtgtcggggggctagggtcagttggttatatctggagtacttctcctgtcttatccagtgtcctgtgtgaatttaagtatgctctctctaattctctccttctctctttctttctctctctcggagaacctgagccctaggaccatacgtcaggactaccgggcatgatgactccttgctgtccccagtccacctggccttgctgctattccagtttcaactgttctgcctgcagttatggaacccctacctgtcccagacctgctgttttcaactcttaatgatcggctatgaaaagccaactgacatttattcctgattattatttgaccatgcttgtcacttatgaacattttgaacatcttggccatgttctgttataatctccacccggcacagccagaagaggactggccacccctcatagcctggttcctctctaggtttcttcctaggttttggcctttctagggagtttttcctagccaccgtgcttctacacctgcattgcttgctgtttggggttttaggctgggactctgtacagcacttcgagatattagctgatgtacgaagggctatataaaataaacttgatttgatttgatgatttagTTTACAGGCATGTCGGTGGAAAGGTGTTCACACAGCCCAGTCTCcttaacatatctctctctccccctctcttccccctctctttgtctccctccctccatacaaTTTCATAGATCTACAGACAGGTTTTCACATAGCCTCGTCTCCTTaatgtctgccccccccccctctctctcccccctatctttttctccctccctccatacaaTTTCATAGACTGGCAGGTCTACAGACAGGTTTTCACATAGCCTCGTCTCCTTAAtgtctctacctttctctccctccctccctctctctcccttccttttcCCTTCTCTAATTAACAGTGTCATATACTGGCAGGTCTGCAGACACATAGCCTAGTCTCCTtaatgtctccctccctccctctctctccctcccctctctctcctctttgtaCCGTTTCATAGATAAGCAGATCAGTAGAGCTCAGACTCCTTGACAtctgtcccctcttcctccctccctccctccctccctccctccaacataCCGTTTGGTATACTGGCAGGTCAGCAGACAAGTGTTCACAGAGCCCGGTCTCATTCATGTCTGTACCAGGCAGGGTTTCATTACGACAGGAGCAGGGATACAGCCAGGCAGAACTGTTCTTGATCAACACATTCTCCAACCAGTTATCTGGAGCCAcccaaccacaacacttcatCTGGAGTAATttgcagaaagaaagagagagagaaagagggagagagagagaaagagataaagagcgagaaagagggagagagagggagagagagagagggagagagagaaagagggagagaaagagacagagagagaaagagcgaaagagagagagaaagagagagagaaagagggagagagagaaagagagagagaaagagggagagagagagaaagagagagaaagagggagagagagaaagagagagagagagagagagagagagagagagagagagagagagagagagagagagagagaaagcgagagaaagagataaagagcgagaaagagggcgagagagaaagagggagagagagagggggagagagagaaagagggagagaaagagacagagagaggaagagcgaacgagagagagagagagaaagagaaagagaaagagagagagagaaagagaaagaaagagaaagagagagagagagagagagagagagagagagagagagagagagagagagagagagagagagagagagagagagagagcatgattaatATGAAACAGTCCAATCGGTGGCTGAAATAGACAGTGCTCAAACAGCATGTGAAACAGGCCTGATGCTCTCAGGAACACTATGGGGTGAGACTTGGCAGGGGAACCAGAAGAGCAACAAACGAACAAGGGAGCAGGAAGTTCAAATGGAAACCTTTGGACAACCAGTGCTATGAGACTGCTTGTGTTTTTAGACCGTTAAAAGCACCGTGATATTACCAAAATATAAACCTTGTTCAAGCAGAAACCTAGATCCAGCTACTTACCGTCTTCTGTACATAGTCCCAGGAATGTTCTGTGGTCCTGTTCTGACCAGTGTAGTTGACCAGCAGCCCCTTGACGATGGTGGACATCTCCTGCTGCAGCTGGGGAAGAGACAGGGAAGAATGAGTTCAAATCGGATCAATCCCAGAGCTGCATCCTTCACTTTGTAAATATGGGCCCAGGTGGGTCTGACACACTCAGAACATCAGATAGGTTGGCAAAGACAAGTGTAATTAATAATAATGAATCATACTaatagggaggggaggggaggagatgaggggagggggtggggagagaggggaggagagaggaggagaagaggagaagaggggggaggggagaagaggaggggagaggagaagaggggatagGAGGAGAAACACAGAGTTCAAGTCTGGaccaggatatatatatatatctcacactctctcactcacgcactcacgcacgcacgcacgcacgtacacacacacacacacacacacacacacttttttatgGGGCATGTGCCCCTTTGCCCATGATGCATCTGTGTGTAAATTCACACACAGAGATGAAGAAGCATCGCTCCCTCCGTGTGAGGTACTGGGAGGCGGGACAGACAGCAGACTGTTAAACCAGCTGTGTTTCCCTGTCATCGTTCCCTTTGTGACTGACAGGCGACCTGTCCTATCAATAGATCGCTAGAGGATGCTTATCGTTCATTCTAGTGGGAAAGAATGACTTTTCTTCTGActtattgaaaaaaatattttcacaGCGTTTTATATAGTATAATGATTCTATACACTATTCActgtttgttttgtcacataaactgaaattaggccaaTCATTTGAATTCTAGGAATCGGGAAATGGGCAGGGCGATTTCTGCCTATTGTGAAAAAAGTAGCTGGCTCAAAATAAGTCTGTAATCGGCTGTAGAGCCGAACAGCCAGCGCTACTGGAAAACacttgactgactggctggctggctgactggctgactgactggctgactggctggttgactggctggttgactggctgactgactggttgactggctggctgactggctggctggctggttgactggctggctgactgactggttgactggctgactgactggttgactggctggctgactggctggctagctggttgactggctggctgactgactgactgtctgtctgtctgtctgtctgtctgtctggctggctggctggctgactgacaacTTTTCCATGGCTCCATCACAGGGCATGGGGATTCCCAGCAGGTCTCAGTCAGCCATAGCTGTCTAGGAAGGGTGGGAATGTTGGGTATGTCACAGCTGTGGTGAGAGGCCAAGAAAGGGGGGACgaggagtgggaggggggggggggggggggcagaggagagTGCGGGAcaaaaaggagagggggagagactggaTATGAAAGAATGGAAGTGGGAGaaacaggagaagaaggaggggggagagagaatacTCACCCCGTCTCTCTGGAAGTACTGTAGAcgaagtaggggggggggggggaaggaggTGAAGGGACAGGTGGAGGTAGAACTCACCCTGTCTCTCTGGAAGTACTGTAGACGAagtagggggggagggggggggagaaggaggtGAAGGGACAGGTGGAGGTAGAACTCACCCTGTCTCTCTGGAAGTAGATGAGTACGCCAGCCGTAACCTGGGCGATGAGGATGAGCAGGAGGCAGGTGAAGtactggggacagacagacagcatcatgGGAAATGCATTTTAGAGGTTCATCATACCAGTTTGAAACAACAAAATTGTTAAGTTAGCATGAACACAGACAAAGTCATGTTCTACATAGAATATCAGACTCTAAAGAACATTGAACTTCTCTGATTCAACCTGTGTTCAGGTTTTGGCAGAGTATTCTGTGTTCAGGTTTTGGCAGAGTATTCTGTGTTCAGGTTTTGGCAGAGTATTCTGTGTTCAGGTTTTGGCAGAGTATTCTGTGTTCAGGTTTTGGCAGAGTATTCTGTGTTCAGGTTTTGGCAGAGTATTCTGTGTTCAGGTTTTGGCAGAGTATTCTGTGTTCAGGTTTTGGCAGAGTATTCTGTGTTCAGGTTTTGGCAGAGTATTCTGTGTTCAGGTTTTGGCAGAGTATTCTGTGTGCAGGTTTTGGCAGAGTATTCTGTGTTCAGGTTTTGGCAGAGTATTCTGTGTTCAGGTTTTGGCAGAGTATTCTGTGTGCAGGTTTTGGCAGAGTATTCTGTGTGCAGGTTTTGGCAGAGTATTCTGTGTTCAGGTTTTGGCAGAGTATTCTGTGTTCAGGTTTTGGCAGAGTATTCTGTGTTCAGGTTTTGGCAGAGTATTCTGTGTTCAGGTTTTGGCAGAGTATTCTGTGTTCAGGTTTTGGCAGAGTATTCTGTGTTCAGGTTTTGGCAGAGTATTCTGTGTTCAGGTTTTGGCAGAGTATTCTGTGTGCAGGTTTTGGCAGAGTATTCTGTGTTCAGGTTTTGGCAGAGTATTCTGTGTTCAGGTTTTGGCAGAGTATTCTGTGTTCAGGTTTTGGCAGAGTATTCTGTGTTCAGGTTTTGGCAGAGTATTCTGTGTTCAGGTTTTGGCAGAGTATTCTGTGTTCCTGTCTCAGCAGGACTAGGACATGTCTCAGCAGGACTGGGACATGTCTCAGCAGGACTAGGACATGTCTCAGCAGGACTAGGACATGTCTCAGCAGGACTAGAACATGTCTCAGCAGGACTGGGACATGTCTCAGCAGGACTGGGACACGTCTCAGCAGGACTAGAACATGTCTCAGCAGGACTAGAACATGTCTCAGCAGGACTAGGGCATGTCTCAGCAGGACTAGGACATGTCTCAGCAGGACTGGGACATGTCTCAGCAGGACTAGGGCATGTCTCAGCAGGACTAGAACATGTCTCAGCAGGACTGGGACATGTCTCAGCAGGACTGGGACACGTCTCAGCAGGACTAGGGCATGTCTCAGCAGGACTAGGGCATGTCTCAGCAGGACTAGGACATGTCTCAGCAGGACTAGGACATGTCTCAGCAGGACTGGGACATGTCTCAGCAGGACTGGGACATGTCTCAGCAGGACTAGGACATGTCTCAGCAGGACTAGGGCATGTCTCAGCAGGACTAGGACATGTCTCAGCAGGACTAGGACATGTCTCAGCAGGACTAGGACATGTCTCAGCAGGACTAGGACATGTCTCAGCAGGACTAGGACATGTCTCAGCAGGACTAGGACATGTCTCAGCAGGACTAGGACATGTCTCAGCAGGACTCTCTGTAacctcctcacccccctctctctgtaacctcctcacccctctctctgtaacctcctcacccctctctctctgtaacctcctcacccctctctctgtaacctcctcacccctctctctgtaacctcctcacccctctctctgtaacctcctcacccctctctctgtaacctcctcacccctctctctgtaacctcctcacccctctctctctgtaacctccTCTAGTTCTAACGTTGAGGAAGAACCTCGCCGGTCCTTTTCAACACCAGTCGAATGTGAAGATCTGAGCTACAAATCAGAGCTTTCTGCAGCAGCGTAGAGCATCGTGACATAACATCAAAACAGACTCTACATCCTGCTCAGCCTTCACAGCGTTGTGGTGCAGGAACAAGTCCCTTTGACAGCAGGGGGGATGTGTGTTTTACTCACCAGGCCCAGCAGGCAGCGTATCTCGTAGATGGCTCCTATACAGCCCAGGAAGCCCATAACCATGGAGAGAGAACCCACAGCGATCAGAATATAGGAGGCCACTTGCAGAGTGGTGGAGGACTCCTCTGTAGAGAAGATGTCCATGAACAGGTTAACATTCTGCCCTTACAACATCACTCACTGAAACCAGGCTACACTATTATCCTAAACTATACAGAATG is a genomic window containing:
- the LOC129861918 gene encoding CD82 antigen-like, producing the protein MGKGCITATKYFLFLFNLIFFIFGVLIMSFGLWVLLDNQSFITVLQESSTTLQVASYILIAVGSLSMVMGFLGCIGAIYEIRCLLGLYFTCLLLILIAQVTAGVLIYFQRDRLQQEMSTIVKGLLVNYTGQNRTTEHSWDYVQKTMKCCGWVAPDNWLENVLIKNSSAWLYPCSCRNETLPGTDMNETGLCEHLSADLPVYQTGCMHSVEGWLLENCGVILGICVGVAVLELLGMILSMCLCKSVVQEDYTKVPKY